The Limnothrix sp. FACHB-406 nucleotide sequence CAAGCAGCGAGGATCCCAAGGATCCCGCCAGCCCCCAGCGCACCCCCCAGGCCACGCCCCCAGCCAGGAAGCTTCCCAACAGCACACCGCCAAAGGGCTTGGCCCAATCGCCCCAGGGCAAGCCGCCAATGCGTCGATCGAGCAACCAGAGCAACGCCGCCATGGCCAGGGCATTCACCCCCACCGTGGCCAACACAATGCCGGCCGCGCCAAACCGAGGCACGAGCCACCAGTCCAGCAGCGCATTAAACCCGATATTGACCAAACTGATCCGAAAGGGCGCATTGGCATCACCCAGGGCATAGAAGGCTCGCACCATCACATCCCGCCCAAGATAAACAAACATGCCAATCCCGGCGGCCATCAAAACGCTGGCCACCAGTTGGGAATCGTTGCTGTTGAAGGCTCCCCGCTCGTAGATTACTTGAACGATCGGGTCAGCCAGGGCGATCGTCAGGCCGCTGAGGGGCAACATGGCAATCGCGGAAACCAACAATCCTTGCCGAAGCCGATCAATAAATACGGGGCGATCGTCCGCTGACCGGGCCAACACCGGCAACAGGGGCACAAGCACCACGTTGGAAACCAGGCCCAAGGGGGTTTGGATCAGCAAGTTGGCGTAGTTGAGGGCCGCCGCCGCCTGGGGCACAAAGGAGGCAAAAAATAAATCCGTGTAGAGATTAATCTGCAACATGCCGGAGGAGAGGGCCGCGGGCCCCATCACGCCCAGCACCGCTTGCACGCCCGGATGGCGCAGCGACCAGCGCAGTCGAAACCGTCCCATGCCCGCTTTGATTTGGGCGGGCAGTTGGACTAACCATTGCAAGAGGGCCCCGGCCGTGGTGCTGGCAGCCAACAGCACCCCACCCAGCGCCAGGGTTTCAGGGCCAGAGCCGCCCTGTTGCCAAGCGAACCAGCCGATCGCCCCGATGGTGACAATGCTGGACAGAACGGGACTGATCGAGGGCAGCCAATACAGATCGGCGGCGTTCAGCGTGCCGAAGCCAATCCCGATCGCCCCGGCCAAGAAGGCGATCGGGGCCATTACCTGTAATTGCAACACCGCCAGCTCACGGGTTTGGACGGCGGCGGCGGTGTTGTGGACGCTCAAGCCGGGAGCCAACAGCCCGATCGCCGGTTCCGCAAACACCACCAGGGCCGCACTCACCAGCAGCAAGGCCCCACAAACCACCGTGGTGACCGTTTCCACAATCACTGCCGCCTCCGATCGATCGCGCTTGGCCAACACACTGACCATGGCGCTGTGGAAGGGGCCATTGATGCCGCCCAACAGAATCAACAAAAAGCCCGGCAGCACATAGGCATAGGCGAAGGCATCCACCACGGGCCCGGCTCCAAAGGCCGCTGCGATCACCTGTTGGCGCACCAGGCCCGCCACCTTGCTCAGGAGGGTGGCCCCGGCCACGATGCTGGCAATGGACAGGATCGATCGCCCGGTCTGGGTTGGTTCCGGGGCCGCCGGGGGCGGGGGTTCAGGGTCGAGATTGGCGGCCGGCTCGGCGGGCGAGGGGGGCGGCAATTCGGAAGCGGAGGAAGGAGGCGGAGAGTCGGTCACGGTCGAGGGGCGATCGAGAACCCGATCGAAAAAGGCTGGTTTGCAGCATACCCGAGCCGGGGAGCGATCGACCTTTTCGCCAAACCGCTATAGTCGATCTGCGTCGATTGGCTTCCCCGATCGCCGTCAGCCAACTTTCAGATTTCGATTCCAGATTCCAACGTTTTCCCTGATCGCCGCGATCGCCCGTGAATCCTATGACCCTGACCAGCCCTTCCCCATCCCCCAAACCCACGGCCGTGCTCACGGTTTCGGGCATGAAATGTGGGGGCTGTGTGGCGGCTGTGGAAAATCGCCTGAAACGCCAACCCACGGTGGCCGATGCCAATGTGAACTTGGCGACGGGCTTGGCGGTGGTGGATTTGCTGCCGGGAACCGATGTGCAGGCCACCGTGCCCGCCCTGGCGGCGGCCTTGACGGGGGCAGGGTTTCCCAGCGAAGTGCAAACTTCGGCAGATTTGACCCCGATCGCCCCGGAAACCCCGGCCACGGCGGGCGATTGGTGGCGGCCCCTGGTGATTGCCGGGGTGCTGTTGCTGATTTCCACTTTGGGCCACCTCGATCGGCTGGGGGGCCCGCCCATCCCATTGATCAGTCGGGTGGAATTTCACTTTGCGGTGGCCACCTTGGCCCTGCTGTTTCCGGGGCGAGAAATTTTGCTAGAAGGGTTTCGCTCGCTGCTGCGCGGCATTCCCACCATGAACTCCCTGATTGGCTTGGGAACCGGTGCGGCCTATCTGGCCAGTGTGGTGGCCTTGGTTCACCCCAGTTGGGATTGGGCTTGTTTTTTTGATGAACCGGCCATGCTGTTGGGGTTTGTGCTGTTGGGCCGCACGATCGAGGCCCGGGTGCGGGTGCGATCTCGGGAATCCTTCACGGCCCTGCTGGCCCTGAAGCCAGCCCTGGCGCGTCGGTTGACCCAGGAACCCACGGAATTGGGAGAAGCGCTGCCAACGGAATCGATTCCCGTGGGAACGGTGCAGGTGGGCCAAGCCCTGTTGGTGTTGCCGGGCGATCGGTTGC carries:
- the murJ gene encoding murein biosynthesis integral membrane protein MurJ; amino-acid sequence: MTDSPPPSSASELPPPSPAEPAANLDPEPPPPAAPEPTQTGRSILSIASIVAGATLLSKVAGLVRQQVIAAAFGAGPVVDAFAYAYVLPGFLLILLGGINGPFHSAMVSVLAKRDRSEAAVIVETVTTVVCGALLLVSAALVVFAEPAIGLLAPGLSVHNTAAAVQTRELAVLQLQVMAPIAFLAGAIGIGFGTLNAADLYWLPSISPVLSSIVTIGAIGWFAWQQGGSGPETLALGGVLLAASTTAGALLQWLVQLPAQIKAGMGRFRLRWSLRHPGVQAVLGVMGPAALSSGMLQINLYTDLFFASFVPQAAAALNYANLLIQTPLGLVSNVVLVPLLPVLARSADDRPVFIDRLRQGLLVSAIAMLPLSGLTIALADPIVQVIYERGAFNSNDSQLVASVLMAAGIGMFVYLGRDVMVRAFYALGDANAPFRISLVNIGFNALLDWWLVPRFGAAGIVLATVGVNALAMAALLWLLDRRIGGLPWGDWAKPFGGVLLGSFLAGGVAWGVRWGLAGSLGSSLLEQLLLLVLAGSAGLGVFGAVAWQLRLPELQILLRRWRRSE